A genomic window from Glycine soja cultivar W05 chromosome 10, ASM419377v2, whole genome shotgun sequence includes:
- the LOC114372412 gene encoding myosin-15-like isoform X2, whose protein sequence is MKKFFFFKSSASSSGSNNDAAPPKSTNKQTAWDSFSDIGVNNNQAYDLRRSRSLSSSAYQFRDPTRSPSSSIVSDPYQQVGHSSRSQAPNYEKPKRDKPAQVAVSSVQNSHRYERPGSSSSSRSHHESSGNSSSTCSSNISSKIVDRYIDGEQHPEESRPKNNSQRSNSRHGNYGVKRPPKVQLTAPNSPTHGVKDKPRTHSFREAKATRLRFSSRDWTENGFGPESPRSLAKNVIERLSQSCDLPKPCSKNVNIDNPITIEDIYSRSVNGHYDSDFDDAQAKNDLSDEPYRMTNGYHGMDVNFEGLSCDEPEEDADAELIRRSKEAEERAILLSKKLERDSFFPDDGYDVSALIRTIRHLLEEKISLALEVSTHLRSQIADRVSARDELSRVKTELEFRTQRLEKEKNEMQSALEKELDRRSSDWSFKLEKYQLEEQRLRERVRELAEQNVSLQREVSSFSEREMESKSVMAYTDQQLKGLTDKTEIMKKEILDLQQNLLELQEKYKIAEENRDCFLRNFEEKEEECKELHKSLTRLLRTCSEQEKSITGLQDGFSEELHKNHPMESVDKHIANHHMENVDKHIAKMRMEQMRLTGVELALRKELESCRFQADSLRHENIILLNRLKGDGKESVAATYRLDKELWARIYCLQNQGLTMLNESTYLCSKLLEFVKRKGSHLRQNVQLDREVIGNGLDGQFIVESETKIQGLKSGTEGLTRSLQLMSSLLKDKSNPLTSKFQSEIIDAGKLATLNDQSSEDILRTELKAECLVTSLLREKLYSKELQVEQMEAELATAVRGNDILRSEVQNALDNLSSVTHKLKDHELQMLKKDESRNCLQNDLQESNRELTIMRGKLPKVTEERDYMWEQVKQYSEQNMLLNAEVNVLKKKIETLEENNLEKEGQISILQDSLAKRSYDDLLGSPAHDFFSTKLL, encoded by the exons ATGAAGAAATTCTTCTTTTTCAAATCTTCTGCATCTAGCAGTGGAAGTAACAACGATGCAGCTCCgccaaaatcaacaaataaGCAAACGGCCTGGGATAGTTTTTCAGACATTGGAGTGAATAATAATCAGGCTTACG ATCTTAGAAGGAGCAGGTCATTGTCATCATCTGCCTACCAGTTCAGAGATCCAACCAGGTCTCCTTCAAGTAGCATTGTCAGTGATCCATATCAACAAGTTGGGCATTCATCTCG TTCTCAGGCTCCCAACTATGAGAAACCAAAGCGAGACAAGCCAGCACAAGTTGCAGTGTCTTCTGTCCAAAATTCACACAGATACGAGAGACCTGGGTCTTCTAGTTCTTCAAGATCTCATCATGAGTCATCAGGGAACTCTTCTTCCACTTGTTCAAGCAACATTTCTAGTAAGATTGTGGATCGTTACATTGATGGAGAGCAGCATCCAGAGGAAAGTAGACCCAAGAACAATTCACAAAGAAGTAATAGTAGACATGGGAATTATGGTGTGAAGCGTCCTCCAAAAGTACAGCTCACAGCACCTAATTCACCAACTCATGGAGTCAAAGATAAACCAAGGACTCATTCATTTAGAGAAGCTAAAGCTACCCGCCTTCGTTTCTCATCCCGAGATTGGACAGAAAATGGGTTTGGACCAGAGTCTCCGAGGAGTCTTGCGAAGAATGTGATTGAGAGACTTTCTCAGTCTTGTGATCTCCCGAAGCCATGTTCAAAGAATGTTAACATCGATAATCCAATCACCATTGAAGATATCTATTCTAGATCTGTGAATGGACACTATGActctgattttgatgatgctcaGGCAAAAAATGATTTGTCGGATGAACCCTATAGAATGACAAATGGCTATCATGGCATGGATGTCAATTTTGAGGGTTTAAGCTGTGATGAACCTGAAGAGGATGCGGATGCAGAACTAATTAGAAGATCAAAGGAGGCTGAGGAGAGGGCTATTCTTCTCTCAAAGAAACTGGAACGAGATAGCTTTTTTCCTGATGATGGTTATGATGTGTCAGCACTGATTCGGACAATCAGACATCTACTAGAGGAAAAAATAAGCTTGGCTCTGGAAGTTTCAACCCATCTAAGGTCTCAAATTGCCGACAGAGTCTCTGCCAGGGATGAACTTAGCCGTGTAAAGACAGAACTGGAGTTTCGGACTCAGAGactagaaaaagagaagaatgaGATGCAGTCAGCATTGGAGAAGGAATTGGACAGGAGGTCAAGTGACTGGTCATTTAAGCTTGAGAAGTACCAGTTAGAAGAGCAAAGGCTTCGTGAACGAGTAAGAGAGCTTGCAGAGCAGAATGTATCACTTCAAAGGGAAGTCTCCTCTTTTAGTGAGAGGGAAATGGAAAGCAAAAGTGTGATGGCATATACTGATCAACAACTCAAGGGATTGACTGATAAGACAGAGATAATGAAAAAGGAGATTTTGGATTTGCAGCAAAATCTCTTGGAACTACAAGAGAAATATAAGATAGCAGAAGAAAATAGGGACTGTTTCCTTAGAAATTTTgaagagaaggaggaggagtgCAAGGAGTTACACAAGTCCCTAACCAGATTATTAAGAACTTGCAGTGAGCAAGAGAAGTCAATAACCGGATTACAAGATGGGTTTAGCGAGGAGCTTCATAAGAACCATCCCATGGAGAGTGTTGACAAGCACATTGCAAACCATCACATGGAGAATGTTGACAAGCACATTGCAAAAATGCGAATGGAGCAAATGAGATTAACGGGTGTAGAACTAGCCTTGAGAAAGGAGTTAGAGTCTTGCAGGTTTCAGGCAGATTCTCTTCGCCATGAGAATATAATACTCTTGAACCGGTTGAAAGGTGATGGAAAAGAAAGTGTTGCTGCTACTTATAGACTAGATAAAGAACTATGGGCCCGCATCTACTGCCTTCAGAATCAAGGACTAACAATGCTAAATGAAAGCACATACTTGTGTTCAAAGTTACTGGAATTTGTTAAACGAAAAGGAAGCCACCTTCGTCAAAATGTTCAGCTGGATCGAGAAGTGATTGGAAATGGTTTAGATGGGCAATTTATTGTTGAATCTGAAACTAAAATTCAGGGACTCAAAAGTGGCACTGAGGGTTTAACAAGGAGTTTGCAGTTGATGTCTTCTTTGTTGAAAGATAAGTCAAATCCATTGACTTCTAAATTTCAATCAGAGATTATAGACGCTGGTAAATTAGCTACACTGAATGATCAATCATCCGAG GATATTTTAAGAACTGAACTTAAAGCAGAATGTTTGGTGACAAGTTTATTAAGAGAGAAGCTGTACTCTAAAGAGCTCCAAGTTGAGCAGATGGAAGCTGAACTTGCTACAGCAGTAAGAGGAAACGACATACTTAGATCTGAGGTGCAAAATGCGTTAGATAACCTTTCAAGTGTAACCCACAAGTTGAAGGACCATGAACTTCAG atGTTGAAGAAAGATGAGAGTAGAAACTGCCTTCAAAATGATCTGCAAGAGTCTAACAGGGAATTGACAATCATGAGGGGAAAACTGCCCAAAGTGACAGAGGAGAGAGATTATATGTGGGAGCAAGTGAAGCAATATAGCGAGCAGAATATGCTGTTGAATGCAGAGGTCAATGTATTGAAGAAGAAGATAGAGACACTTGAAGAAAACAACCTCGAGAAGGAAGGTCAAATATCCATATTGCAAGACTCCCTTGCCAAaagatcctatgatgatctccTTGGGAGTCCTGCGCATGATTTTTTCAGTACAAAATTGCTTTAA
- the LOC114372412 gene encoding myosin-15-like isoform X1: MKKFFFFKSSASSSGSNNDAAPPKSTNKQTAWDSFSDIGVNNNQAYGKTEDYFQSPKGFFSKSRKHVSDTQSSSAGPDLRRSRSLSSSAYQFRDPTRSPSSSIVSDPYQQVGHSSRSQAPNYEKPKRDKPAQVAVSSVQNSHRYERPGSSSSSRSHHESSGNSSSTCSSNISSKIVDRYIDGEQHPEESRPKNNSQRSNSRHGNYGVKRPPKVQLTAPNSPTHGVKDKPRTHSFREAKATRLRFSSRDWTENGFGPESPRSLAKNVIERLSQSCDLPKPCSKNVNIDNPITIEDIYSRSVNGHYDSDFDDAQAKNDLSDEPYRMTNGYHGMDVNFEGLSCDEPEEDADAELIRRSKEAEERAILLSKKLERDSFFPDDGYDVSALIRTIRHLLEEKISLALEVSTHLRSQIADRVSARDELSRVKTELEFRTQRLEKEKNEMQSALEKELDRRSSDWSFKLEKYQLEEQRLRERVRELAEQNVSLQREVSSFSEREMESKSVMAYTDQQLKGLTDKTEIMKKEILDLQQNLLELQEKYKIAEENRDCFLRNFEEKEEECKELHKSLTRLLRTCSEQEKSITGLQDGFSEELHKNHPMESVDKHIANHHMENVDKHIAKMRMEQMRLTGVELALRKELESCRFQADSLRHENIILLNRLKGDGKESVAATYRLDKELWARIYCLQNQGLTMLNESTYLCSKLLEFVKRKGSHLRQNVQLDREVIGNGLDGQFIVESETKIQGLKSGTEGLTRSLQLMSSLLKDKSNPLTSKFQSEIIDAGKLATLNDQSSEDILRTELKAECLVTSLLREKLYSKELQVEQMEAELATAVRGNDILRSEVQNALDNLSSVTHKLKDHELQMLKKDESRNCLQNDLQESNRELTIMRGKLPKVTEERDYMWEQVKQYSEQNMLLNAEVNVLKKKIETLEENNLEKEGQISILQDSLAKRSYDDLLGSPAHDFFSTKLL; encoded by the exons ATGAAGAAATTCTTCTTTTTCAAATCTTCTGCATCTAGCAGTGGAAGTAACAACGATGCAGCTCCgccaaaatcaacaaataaGCAAACGGCCTGGGATAGTTTTTCAGACATTGGAGTGAATAATAATCAGGCTTACGGTAAAACTGAGGATTACTTCCAGAGCCCCAAGGGCTTCTTCTCAAAATCTCGAAAGCATGTTTCTGATACCCAGAGTTCTTCTGCTGGTCCAGATCTTAGAAGGAGCAGGTCATTGTCATCATCTGCCTACCAGTTCAGAGATCCAACCAGGTCTCCTTCAAGTAGCATTGTCAGTGATCCATATCAACAAGTTGGGCATTCATCTCG TTCTCAGGCTCCCAACTATGAGAAACCAAAGCGAGACAAGCCAGCACAAGTTGCAGTGTCTTCTGTCCAAAATTCACACAGATACGAGAGACCTGGGTCTTCTAGTTCTTCAAGATCTCATCATGAGTCATCAGGGAACTCTTCTTCCACTTGTTCAAGCAACATTTCTAGTAAGATTGTGGATCGTTACATTGATGGAGAGCAGCATCCAGAGGAAAGTAGACCCAAGAACAATTCACAAAGAAGTAATAGTAGACATGGGAATTATGGTGTGAAGCGTCCTCCAAAAGTACAGCTCACAGCACCTAATTCACCAACTCATGGAGTCAAAGATAAACCAAGGACTCATTCATTTAGAGAAGCTAAAGCTACCCGCCTTCGTTTCTCATCCCGAGATTGGACAGAAAATGGGTTTGGACCAGAGTCTCCGAGGAGTCTTGCGAAGAATGTGATTGAGAGACTTTCTCAGTCTTGTGATCTCCCGAAGCCATGTTCAAAGAATGTTAACATCGATAATCCAATCACCATTGAAGATATCTATTCTAGATCTGTGAATGGACACTATGActctgattttgatgatgctcaGGCAAAAAATGATTTGTCGGATGAACCCTATAGAATGACAAATGGCTATCATGGCATGGATGTCAATTTTGAGGGTTTAAGCTGTGATGAACCTGAAGAGGATGCGGATGCAGAACTAATTAGAAGATCAAAGGAGGCTGAGGAGAGGGCTATTCTTCTCTCAAAGAAACTGGAACGAGATAGCTTTTTTCCTGATGATGGTTATGATGTGTCAGCACTGATTCGGACAATCAGACATCTACTAGAGGAAAAAATAAGCTTGGCTCTGGAAGTTTCAACCCATCTAAGGTCTCAAATTGCCGACAGAGTCTCTGCCAGGGATGAACTTAGCCGTGTAAAGACAGAACTGGAGTTTCGGACTCAGAGactagaaaaagagaagaatgaGATGCAGTCAGCATTGGAGAAGGAATTGGACAGGAGGTCAAGTGACTGGTCATTTAAGCTTGAGAAGTACCAGTTAGAAGAGCAAAGGCTTCGTGAACGAGTAAGAGAGCTTGCAGAGCAGAATGTATCACTTCAAAGGGAAGTCTCCTCTTTTAGTGAGAGGGAAATGGAAAGCAAAAGTGTGATGGCATATACTGATCAACAACTCAAGGGATTGACTGATAAGACAGAGATAATGAAAAAGGAGATTTTGGATTTGCAGCAAAATCTCTTGGAACTACAAGAGAAATATAAGATAGCAGAAGAAAATAGGGACTGTTTCCTTAGAAATTTTgaagagaaggaggaggagtgCAAGGAGTTACACAAGTCCCTAACCAGATTATTAAGAACTTGCAGTGAGCAAGAGAAGTCAATAACCGGATTACAAGATGGGTTTAGCGAGGAGCTTCATAAGAACCATCCCATGGAGAGTGTTGACAAGCACATTGCAAACCATCACATGGAGAATGTTGACAAGCACATTGCAAAAATGCGAATGGAGCAAATGAGATTAACGGGTGTAGAACTAGCCTTGAGAAAGGAGTTAGAGTCTTGCAGGTTTCAGGCAGATTCTCTTCGCCATGAGAATATAATACTCTTGAACCGGTTGAAAGGTGATGGAAAAGAAAGTGTTGCTGCTACTTATAGACTAGATAAAGAACTATGGGCCCGCATCTACTGCCTTCAGAATCAAGGACTAACAATGCTAAATGAAAGCACATACTTGTGTTCAAAGTTACTGGAATTTGTTAAACGAAAAGGAAGCCACCTTCGTCAAAATGTTCAGCTGGATCGAGAAGTGATTGGAAATGGTTTAGATGGGCAATTTATTGTTGAATCTGAAACTAAAATTCAGGGACTCAAAAGTGGCACTGAGGGTTTAACAAGGAGTTTGCAGTTGATGTCTTCTTTGTTGAAAGATAAGTCAAATCCATTGACTTCTAAATTTCAATCAGAGATTATAGACGCTGGTAAATTAGCTACACTGAATGATCAATCATCCGAG GATATTTTAAGAACTGAACTTAAAGCAGAATGTTTGGTGACAAGTTTATTAAGAGAGAAGCTGTACTCTAAAGAGCTCCAAGTTGAGCAGATGGAAGCTGAACTTGCTACAGCAGTAAGAGGAAACGACATACTTAGATCTGAGGTGCAAAATGCGTTAGATAACCTTTCAAGTGTAACCCACAAGTTGAAGGACCATGAACTTCAG atGTTGAAGAAAGATGAGAGTAGAAACTGCCTTCAAAATGATCTGCAAGAGTCTAACAGGGAATTGACAATCATGAGGGGAAAACTGCCCAAAGTGACAGAGGAGAGAGATTATATGTGGGAGCAAGTGAAGCAATATAGCGAGCAGAATATGCTGTTGAATGCAGAGGTCAATGTATTGAAGAAGAAGATAGAGACACTTGAAGAAAACAACCTCGAGAAGGAAGGTCAAATATCCATATTGCAAGACTCCCTTGCCAAaagatcctatgatgatctccTTGGGAGTCCTGCGCATGATTTTTTCAGTACAAAATTGCTTTAA
- the LOC114370556 gene encoding protein CLP1 homolog, translating into MAYGGSGSASTIKQVKLERESELRIEVGNDAPLRLRLLNGTAEIFGTELPPEIWLNFPPRLKFAVFTWYGATIEMDGATETDYTADETPMVSYVNVHAVLDGRRSRAKASSPDDSVSSQGPRVIVVGPTDSGKSTLSRMLLSWAAKQGWKPTFVDLDIGQGSITIPGCIAATPIEMPIDPVEGIPLEMPLVYFYGHATPSNNVELYKVLVKELAGMIERQFTGNAESRASGMVINTMGWIEGVGYDLLLHAIRTFKANVVLVLGQEKLCSMLKDVLKSEPKVDVVKLQRSGGVVSRNAKVRQKARSYRIREYFYGLSNDLSPHSNIANFSDLFVYRVGGGPQAPRSALPIGAEPAADPTRVVPVNINRDLLHLVLAVSFAKEPDEIISSNVAGFIYVTDIDIQRKKITYLAPSAGELPSKYLIMGSLTWLET; encoded by the exons atggcgtATGGTGGTTCGGGTTCGGCATCGACAATTAAGCAAGTCAAATTGGAGAGAGAAAGCGAACTGAGAATAGAAGTTGGTAACGACGCACCTCTTCGCCTTCGACTCCTTAACGGCACTGCTGAGATTTTTGGCACCGAGCTTCCACCCGAAATCTGGCTCAATTTCCCTCCCAGACTCAAGTTTGCT gTGTTTACTTGGTATGGTGCAACCATTGAAATGGATGGCGCTACTGAAACTGATTATACTGCAGATGAG ACTCCAATGGTCAGTTATGTAAATGTACATGCTGTGCTGGATGGAAGAAGAAGTCGTGCTAAAGCTTCATCACCAGATGATTCTGTTTCTTCTCAG GGCCCTAGGGTCATTGTTGTAGGACCTACTGATTCTGGAAAGAGTACCTTGTCAAGGATGCTTCTTAGTTGGGCAGCTAAACAAGGTTGGAAACCTACCTTTGTTGACCTGGATATTGGCCAAGGCTCTATAACAATTCCTGGATGCATTGCCGCCACTCCAATAGAAATGCCCATTGATCCCGTGGAAGGAATTCCACTTGAAATGCCTCTTGTTTACTTTTACGGGCATGCAACTCCAAG taaCAATGTAGAATTGTATAAAGTGCTTGTTAAGGAGCTTGCAGGGATGATTGAGAGGCAATTTACTGGAAATGCTGAATCTCGAGCTTCAGGGATGGTGATAAATACTATGGGATGGATAGAGGGAGTAGGCTATGAT TTGCTCTTGCATGCAATTCGTACATTCAAGGCCAATGTTGTCTTGGTTTTGGGTCAG GAAAAACTGTGCAGTATGCTCAAAGATGTGCTCAAGAGTGAGCCCAAAGTAGACGTTGTTAAACTTCAGAGGTCAGGTGGAGTTGTATCTAGGAATGCAAAAGTCCGTCAGAAGGCCAGAAGTTATAGGATAAGG GAATACTTCTATGGCCTTTCAAATGATCTTTCTCCACATTCTAATATTGCAAATTTTAGTGATTTGTTTGTTTATCGAGTTGGTGGTGGGCCACAGGCCCCTCGCTCAGCCTTGCCCATTGGAGCAGAACCTGCTGCAGATCCAACAAGAGTTGTACCTGTAAATATAAATCGTGATTTGCTCCATTTAGTCCTTGCTGTCTCATTTGCCAAGGAACCTGATGAGATCATTTCCAG CAATGTTGCTGGGTTTATTTATGTAACCGACATTGACATTCAGAG AAAGAAGATAACATATCTTGCTCCGTCTGCTGGAGAACTTCCAAGCAAATATTTGATAATGGGATCCTTAACATGGCTTGAAACATGA